In Miscanthus floridulus cultivar M001 chromosome 8, ASM1932011v1, whole genome shotgun sequence, the sequence GGGTGGTGCAATGTATCGGTTGCCCTGGCTGATGATGGTGGGCGCCTTGCCGCCGCCGATGGCGTACATGAGCCAGTGCGTGTAGTCGTTGTTGACGACGTGGAAGAATCCCCACCGGCACCTGGGCATCCGCTGCACGAGCCCCCTGCCGAAGTGGTTGAAGGCGACGGTGATCTGCATCATCTGGTCCTGCGGGTACGAGTCGCTGGCGCCGAACAGCATCACGTCGTTGTGGTTGGTGAAGTGGCAGTTGGAGATGGTGATCCCCGTGGAGCTCTGCACCACGTCGATGAGCCCGTCCTCGCAGTTGGACATGGAGATGTGGTCGATCCACACGTTGGTGGCCTGGAACAGCGAGATGCCGTCGCCGTCGGCCTTGGTGCGGGACCCGACGTGCGTCGGGGAGTCCCGCATCAGCCCGCCCATGGAGTGCACCACGTCGTGCACGTGCAGGTTGTGGATGATCACGTTCCGAGACAGCTGCACCGTGATCCCGGCGCCGTTGGCGATGTGCACCTGCGCGCCGCGCCCGTCGATGGTCTTGTCGCTGCTCACCAGCAGCTCCTGCGACAGCTGGATGATCATGGACCGGGCGAAGATGATCCACAGCGGGCCGGGCTGGATCACGCCCCACCGGAGCGTGCCGGGCCGCGGGTTCACCACGTCGCCGTCGCTGGGGTCCGTCACGATGTAGATGGGGCCGCCGAGGCCGCCGGTGGTCGCGTGCCCGAACCCCCTGGCACACCGGGCCAGACGGAACCGGTCCGTCGCCCAGTCGTTGCGGCAGCGCCAGCACTTGTCGATCGGGTTCGTCGCCCGGCACGGGCCCGTCGACCTCTTGTGCTTCCGAGGCATCTCCCGCATCGCACGCCGCGGGCTGCTAGCTCTGCAGTGCATGCGTGTACACATTGCATGAAATGACACGGACGGCGGATGAACAATAAGGGATGGATGCTAGGAAAGGATGAAGGCCGGGGTGCATGCATGCCTGTGCACGGCGACGTTGAAGCTGTTGGTGACGTTGTACGGGTCGGGCCTGTACGTCTCCCTCACCGACGCCTCGGCCAGCTCCTTGCGCTTCTGCCAGTGCTCGTCGAAGTCGCCGATGTTGGCGCTCGACATGGCGGCGGACGCCAGGAACGCCGCGGCGACGAGGAGAAGGGAGCCGGGCCGGCTCCACCGGAGCTTCGTCTCCATTATTGTATGTATGGGCTTTATTTCACCTTTATTATTGGTACAAATGCATCTGTGTTCTTGGAAGAGCTAGCAGGGTTCTTCTTTTGTGGTGAAATTGGTGCTTCGAGCGAGAAAGGAAGAACCCAATTTTTCGCGTGGATGGGAGAAGAGGGTAATATAAGGAGGGAGACGTGGTATTATTAGAAACAAGGTGAGCCGAGGCAAGAGGCCAGCCACACACCAAGTAAGAAAATGCTGTAGTCGTAGGTATTTCTGTGTGTTTGGCGCAAGGTTGGTGATAGAGAGGAGTTTTCTCGCTTGTACACGTGTAGAACCGCCAAGAGAAGACACGTACACCACTATTTTCTATTCTGGTCATATCCAAAGAGAGGGGATGCATGTGACACTGGAGTAATTTTGCTTGGAACTCGATCGAAAGCATGTAAACTAGCTACCAACATGACCCAAGCAAATTGATTAGCAAGCTACAATTGATTTGCATTGAAAGTGTTAATAGATATAACACATATCGATCCACCATTTTTTTAGGGTGTCCATTTCTAAATGAAGGACTGAACAGGTGATCAAGAGGCACAAAAATCGATTTTATGAGATAGCCCATTTAATTCATTGATAAAATATCGTCTAAAAATGAGAACCGTTTTTTGAGGTGGACCTGCTAAAAGTCCCACCTATATTAATTGAGACCAGCCCGCTAGCAAACATGCAGCCCGCTATGAACCTCGGACTATATAAAAGAGGGTGAGAGAAACCCTAGCCACCTCTCACTCACTCTCCACCCCGTGAACCGTTgtatacctctctctctctctcctctctctctctctctctctctctctctctctctctctcctcccgccCATCACCCTctattaaggcctcattagtgaaaagaaagtagcaagtgtgcatccacccttctcattaggcttgttgttgtcaagtgagagttcttgattgttactcttggtgatctccatcacctagacggtttggtggtgattgggagtttgttgaacatctggcggagcttgtggatgacccaactcaagttgtgagcggttgtgggtgattcaccgcgacggagtgtcaaagaatcaacctgtagagagcacttgatccttacgcggatcaagggggcgctacacccttgtgtggtgctccaacgaagactagtggggagtggcgattctctgatacctcgataaaatatcgccgcgttccttcttcGCTCTTTACTTTaaacatttacatttgagcaattcaattcttgtctttacattactagaattgccatgctagagtaggattgaaatttagggtgctaaacttttgtgcaatagatcaatagaatcacattctaggcacaaggggtgaagtgggctaagtgtagggtttaattattgcaaagaattttagaattagcccaattcacccccctcttgggcatcttagtcttttcaattggtatcagagcctcgtgctcacgtatttaggcttatccgcctagagaaagatgtctcacggggatggacctcctcctatctttgaggtagatgattttccttattggaaaattcacatgaagacgt encodes:
- the LOC136476079 gene encoding pectate lyase-like, which translates into the protein METKLRWSRPGSLLLVAAAFLASAAMSSANIGDFDEHWQKRKELAEASVRETYRPDPYNVTNSFNVAVHRASSPRRAMREMPRKHKRSTGPCRATNPIDKCWRCRNDWATDRFRLARCARGFGHATTGGLGGPIYIVTDPSDGDVVNPRPGTLRWGVIQPGPLWIIFARSMIIQLSQELLVSSDKTIDGRGAQVHIANGAGITVQLSRNVIIHNLHVHDVVHSMGGLMRDSPTHVGSRTKADGDGISLFQATNVWIDHISMSNCEDGLIDVVQSSTGITISNCHFTNHNDVMLFGASDSYPQDQMMQITVAFNHFGRGLVQRMPRCRWGFFHVVNNDYTHWLMYAIGGGKAPTIISQGNRYIAPPNIAAKVITKHYAEEGEWKNWVWHTEDDLFMNGAIFEPSGGAVPRKINGNEWVKPKPGTYVTRLTRFSGTLSCCTGKPC